Proteins encoded within one genomic window of Pongo pygmaeus isolate AG05252 chromosome 4, NHGRI_mPonPyg2-v2.0_pri, whole genome shotgun sequence:
- the NEUROG1 gene encoding neurogenin-1 — translation MPAPLETCISDLDCASSSGSDLSGFLTDEEDCARLQQAASALGPPAPARRGAPNISRASEVPGTQDDEQERRRRRGRTRVRSEALLHSLRRSRRVKANDRERNRMHNLNAALDALRSVLPSFPDDTKLTKIETLRFAYNYIWALAETLRLADQGLPGGGARERLLPPQCVPCLPGPPSPASDAESWGSGAAAASPLSDPSSPAASEDFTYGPGDPVFSFPSLPKDLLHTTPCFIPYH, via the coding sequence ATGCCAGCCCCCCTTGAGACCTGCATCTCCGACCTCGACTGCGCCAGCAGCAGCGGCAGTGACCTGTCCGGCTTCCTCACCGACGAGGAAGACTGTGCCAGACTCCAACAGGCAGCCTCCGCTTTGGGGCCGCCCGCGCCGGCCCGCAGGGGCGCGCCCAATATCTCCCGGGCGTCTGAGGTTCCAGGGACACAGGACGACGAGCAGGAGAGGAGGCGGCGCCGCGGCCGGACGCGGGTCCGCTCCGAGGCACTGCTGCACTCGCTGCGTAGGAGCCGGCGCGTCAAGGCCAACGATCGCGAGCGCAACCGCATGCACAACTTGAACGCGGCGCTGGACGCACTGCGCAGCGTGCTGCCCTCGTTCCCCGACGACACCAAGCTCACCAAAATCGAGACGCTGCGCTTCGCCTACAACTACATCTGGGCTCTGGCCgagacactgcgcctggcggATCAAGGGCTGCCCGGAGGCGGTGCCCGGGAGCGCCTCCTGCCGCCGCAGTGCGTCCCTTGCCTGCCTGGTCCCCCAAGCCCCGCCAGCGACGCGGAGTCCTGGGGCTCAGGTGCCGCCGCCGCCTCCCCGCTCTCTGACCCCAGTAGCCCCGCCGCCTCCGAAGACTTCACCTACGGCCCTGGCGACCCTGTTTTCTCCTTCCCAAGCCTGCCCAAAGACTTGCTCCACACAACGCCCTGTTTCATCCCTTACCACTAG